The following proteins are co-located in the Castanea sativa cultivar Marrone di Chiusa Pesio chromosome 8, ASM4071231v1 genome:
- the LOC142605938 gene encoding uncharacterized protein LOC142605938: MDGSSNRQAGGVGVVLHSPEGDEIECMVRLNFLMTNDKAEYEALVTGLDLVKAAGATSVDIYCDSKVVTSQVNGDFECRGEKMKKYLEQMQKLVGELQAKFIQILREENEKADRLAKAASAEHMLFPSNVLSFVQLSPLIDDVGV, translated from the coding sequence ATGGACGGATCGTCTAACAGGCAAGCTGGCGGAGTCGGTGTAGTGCTTCATTCCCCAGAAGGCGACGAGATTGAATGTATGGTTCGTCTCAACTTCCTAATGACCAACGACAAAGCAGAGTACGAAGCCTTAGTTACGGGGCTAGATCTCGTGAAAGCCGCGGGGGCAACAAGTGTGGACATATATTGCGACTCTAAGGTCGTCACCAGTCAGGTGAACGGTGACTTCGAATGCAGAGGggaaaagatgaagaagtaTTTGGAGCAAATGCAGAAACTAGTAGGCGAGCTGCAGGCCAAGTTCATCCAAATCCTTAGAGAAGAGAACGAGAAAGCTGATCGCCTTGCCAAAGCCGCCTCAGCAGAACACATGCTTTTCCCTAGTAATGTACTCTCTTTTGTTCAGCTCTCACCTTTGATAGATGATGTCGGTGTGTAG
- the LOC142606843 gene encoding transcription factor MYB2-like, with product MPNVTKKVCNSNEDVDLRRGPWTLEEDSMLIHYIACHGEGRWNLLAKCAGLKRTGKSCRLRWLNYLKPDIKRGNLTPQEQLLILELHSKWGNRWSKIAQHLPGRTDNEIKNYWRTRVQKQARQLNIESNSKTFLEAVRCFWMPRLLQKMEQTSSPISTPNCSLTTMNAQGSSTPLSPNPIASSLSPSYIPPRNLLHSESYPTENSSSITSPSIHSSDSLKISELPQVPEHPAGPFHAFGNTVYNTDCHFVDGSIYNMEALNLDPISAMGAYQNSLLDCHMADGDWLSDNMAESLWNMNEM from the exons ATGCCTAATGTTACAAAGAAGGTTTGCAATTCTAATGAAGATGTGGACCTCAGAAGAGGTCCATGGACTCTTGAAGAAGACAGTATGCTCATCCATTACATTGCTTGTCATGGGGAAGGTCGTTGGAACCTACTAGCTAAATGTGCAG GACTGAAGAGAACTGGAAAAAGTTGTAGATTGAGATGGCTGAATTATTTAAAACCCGATATTAAGCGCGGGAATCTTACTCCACAGGAACAGTTATTGATCCTTGAACTCCATTCCAAGTGGGGTAACAG ATGGTCAAAAATTGCACAACATCTACCAGGAAGGACAGATAATGAAATCAAGAATTATTGGAGAACAAGGGTGCAAAAACAGGCTCGCCAGCTTAATATCGAGTCTAATAGCAAGACGTTTCTTGAAGCAGTTAGGTGTTTCTGGATGCCAAGACTGCTTCAGAAGATGGAGCAAACTTCTTCCCCAATTTCTACCCCTAATTGTTCATTGACAACCATGAATGCCCAGGGTTCTTCAACTCCTCTATCACCCAATCCAATAGCCTCTTCCCTTTCACCCTCATACATTCCACCAAGAAATCTGTTACACTCTGAAAGTTATCCCactgaaaattcaagttctatCACAAGCCCAAGTATTCATTCCTCAGATTCCTTAAAAATCTCTGAACTGCCACAAGTTCCTGAACACCCAGCTGGTCCTTTCCATGCTTTTGGCAATACAGTCTACAACACTGATTGTCACTTTGTGGATGGCAGTATCTATAACATGGAGGCTCTCAATCTGGACCCTATCTCAGCAATGGGCGCCTATCAGAACTCTCTGTTGGATTGCCATATGGCTGATGGTGATTGGCTTTCTGACAACATGGCAGAATCTTTATGGAACATGAATGAAATGTAA